The sequence below is a genomic window from Glycine max cultivar Williams 82 chromosome 20, Glycine_max_v4.0, whole genome shotgun sequence.
ggacttaatatggaagtgaaggacaaggttgagctccttccatatagggacatagatgacctagtccaactttacataagggtagagcaacaacttaaaaggaagcctacttcaaaatcttatgccTCTCACTTTTATACAAAGAAaaaccaaggtcaaggcatcttaggggctgcACCATCTtggcccaaagatgataaggggaagacaattgAAAAGGAatcccctaaggctagtatgcaagagaagactagctctataaagtgttttaaatgtgttggaagaggacacattgattctcaatgccccaccaagaaaaccatgattatgaagggccaaaacatttatagtagtcaagatgaggttactacttcaccttcttctagtgaaagtgaagaagcaaaaggggaagaatctagtgaagaaatctaccttCAAGAAGAAGGGGACCTTTTAATGGTTAAAAGGCTTCTAGGAGGCCAATCTTGTGACTTGACCCAATCTcaaagagagaatatttttcacacaaggtgtaaaattttttataacacatgctcactcattgtagatagtggttcatgttgcaattgttatagcacaagattagtctcTAAGTTGAGCCTTGCAATCACTCTCCATCCAAATccttacaaacttcaatggctcaatgaactAGGGGAGATGATAGTCAATCAATAAGTGAAAGTTTCCCTTCTCCATTAGAagatataaggatgaagtgatATGTGATGTAGTTCCTATGGAGGCAGGACACCTTCTCTTAGGTAGGCCATGGCAATATGACAGGAAAATCatctataatggcctaactaataaGATAACCCTCACCCACCTTGGAACAAAATTTGttttgcatcctcaaacaccttcaaaggtgaccaaagatcaactaaccatgaaagataagaggggtgatgaagaaaaactagaaaaacaaaagaaaaagaaggatagtaagacCTTATCTTCAAAGACAAAGGGGAAGGAAAtaaaggaaaaggattccttaaagaagattgttaagaaggaaaatcatttgacaacaaaaggtgatattaaaagagcactccttcttaaacaatccttctaccttctcctatcaagggaaacatcccttagcacttccatacctcttgagcttgaggttattcctcaagtaaataagttgttggatgagggtttgattcgtaagagcttaaatccttgtgctttgttggtgccaaaaataggtattatgaggcaccaaatccctatgataggtagTATGATAAATGTGTTGAGTGGTACAACCCTCTTTCataaaatcacccatgcatccaacatcttcatgattcacatacatagggactcattaggtaggtttctTCTtacttttagtttcaataccaccttaggtgctcatatgggacaccttaggtttgtcgtactttttggtaggaataatcaacatgaaaatacaaaaaaaggtatgttttattacattactttccttaattttttaaatagtgatcaaggggttcccacgaaccctaagagaataaaggtcattcctaagtggcctactccaccaagtataaggaaaatttgggacTTCGATGACTTAACaaatttttacaaaaggtttgtcccatatttttctatacttgtagcaccactcattgagttggtgaggaaccatgttccctcatagGAAGATGTCTAGGAAATGGgatttcagaccttaccttatgccaacataccaaacaccactaatatatatgttcttattctttttacaggtgctGAGGGAAGAAGcctagagtttcaagaacctatggatttgaggtcaaatccttttcaaggagGGAGGGAATAatacaatcctacccccaagggtattggatcgAAGACTAcaagaagattgggtcagagatgcaagagaaggtcctagggttctcatgagccttagggtagatttcgggctcaCGAGATAAGtttgagcccacttatctttgtacatattagattaaggtttcattatttttgggccttgtatttagggctctataatgtaggtaggacaccttagaaatgtaggatttttcagcacttgtattttaaggcacctagactagtttttgtattagggttagttttgtaatttcacatgcattaagtgaatatttgatgtgtgtgttgcaaaataagtttaattgaattgcgagaagcccaatccaattaaattttagaaggggaggtgagcatttgcttgctacaccccattgtcatatcatatagtcacactttgtgcatgtccttgaTGCTttgcatgcctcatgacacctaagcacacttagtggaaaatcttggacttgatcttggattagtaggctgaaccatagctaaaattcactaatcataattagtgaaaatttagctccataaattcaatttcaaattcaagtgaaatttgaatataaattcaaatttccctccaagtttgtgtgacacttaggctataaatagagaccatgtgtgtgcatttttttcaactttgacgatttgagaattacacttcaaatttcagacctcatttgaggtacaaaatttcgtgctccttctctccttctccctccactcatgttctcctatggtggtgagcttgttcttgactcatcttctccttgaagtggcatctccaatcatctttcttccttctccatcccgctgccattaaacttcaagaagcaaatgactctattgatgaagaagatccaaggcctacaagctccagaTGAAGCTACATCATAACTTCTCTtgccttttcttttaaatttcacaAGATGTGGATTGATAATCCAGATTGTAGAAGACCTATTTCTAAAGTTTTGAGTTCTCATATATATGGATGTCATATGTATGTCTTAGGGCAAAAACTTAGAGGTTTAAAGAATGAACTTAAACCCTAGAATAAGCTGGTGTTTTGGAGATGTGCATATAGTGCTAGATCTTTAGGAGGAACTTCATTTGCTTGAAACAAAGGCACAAATTtaacttcaaaatgcattagtAGTCCAAGAGTATTTTTGGAAGGATAAAGCTAGGCTTCATTGGCATAGCAAAGGGATCATAACACTGCACTTTTTCATTAAGTAACTAAGGTGAGAAGGGCTACTAAGAATATGAGTGCAATGAAGAAAGATGGGATGTTAATCCAATCTCAGGCAAAACTAGAAGAGCTTGTTGTTAACTTCTTTTAAAGAGTTGTATGCAACAGATAATGTCAATCGAATGACCATATTGTGAAGACTATTCCTAATCTAGTTAGTACTGATGATAATATCCTGCTAACAGCTCAATCATCTTTGGAAGAGGTGAAATCCGTGGTTTTTAGCTGTTGCTCCAATGGCTAAATTTTTAGGTGTtaacatttataaaattattcccAAGTAGAGAACTTTACTTATGAATTAGTTATTAATCTTGTagataaatgaaatgaaaataaatccaaataacAACAATATTTCATTGAACTCAATTCTCATGAcacatattttttgttgaataaaattcacataatagCATATGTGTCATTGAGCTTTATCTTTGAATTAACAAGTATAACATTTTTGggctaagatatttttttttttttgtagagatTGCATGTTATCCTTCAAAGGAGATGCCTTACTTAAGTTATGTAGAATCACTATTAGTAACAAAGCTCTCTCTATGTATTCAACATAGTTGCTTTTCCATAAATTGAACTTGAGACCATTGATTATGATGAAAAAATTTCAGACTAACTAATCTGTGTGCttagtaataataaatatgtcaaacatgactttgacttaattaaataatacattaaaaataatatataccaaTAAATTCTTCCTTTTATTAGAAGtagtttttgtaatatatttcaataaatgattttaaattctttgactGTAATCCtaactttaaattatattacctttttataaataaatttcgtGAGACTTTAAAAACTTTTGTTGCATTGTGCATAAAAGAGCCCCACTTTCAAAAACCGCTTACATTACCTTCCTCAGAAAGCCCCTTGATCCTTgtttactgaaaaaaaaaattcatagaaGTCACTCCGAGTACCACACTAtaaattccttcacaaacaaAACTTCATACCATTAAAACCAAGGCTATTGGATCTTGCTGCATCTAACTCTCTCTCACCCAAAacattttacctcttttttttttttctttcactccATACCTCTTGAAACATTTAAAACACCTATTACATTTTCTACCTCCTCtcatttcattctcttctttgTCGTAATGACCAACAATTCCATGGCAATCTCCAACTCCCAAAACTCTGTTTCCTTCGACTTAGACTTGACATCCTCCTGGCTCAACCAAACTAGCTCCTGCTCCCAGCGCCCTCATTGTCCACCATCACCAGCTACAAACCAACCCCTAGAGAATCTCCCTCTTACAAACCTACCCACCAAGAAGCCACGTGGTAGGCCCGCAGGCTCCAAGAACAAGCCCAAGACCACCCCCTTCCTGGTGGCCCAACCTGTGGAACCCTACATGAAGGTCATCATTGTCAATGTGACCCCAAGCAGCGATATCATTGAGTCCATTCTTGATGTTGCTCATCAAGGCCACGTTAGCCTCACTGTCCTCGGTGCCTCTGGAACGATCACCGGAGTAACCCTCAACAACTTTTCGCATGGTGTTGATGCCCTCACACTTCGCGGGCCCTTCACCTTGCTCTCCCTCAATGGCTCCTACTTATACAACAACCACTATGCCCTTCACCCTGGAGCCACCCCTGCCCCTCCCTTATCCTTTGGTATCAGCTTTTCCACCTCTCAAGGGCAAGTCTTTGGCGGTGCCATTGGCGGTAGAGTCATTGCCGGTAATGATGTCAGCCTTACAATTTGCACCTTCAAGAATCCTGTGATGCATAAGTACGCTTCTAGAGACAAAGAAAGGGACATGGGTgacaataataacaacaacaattataaCAATAACTAAAGCTTTTGATGGGAGTAATGAGTAGTTGGGGTTCAACATGATTAGTTGTGGATCGAAGTCGATGGGTGGTGAATGATGTTAAAGTTACAACATGAGAGCAAGAACACAGCAAATAAATGAAAATCTATCTCTCTAAATGTCtcaatttttttgtggttttttgtttatgttttgggTCTTGTTGGAAGTGTGTTAGTTGTTACATTGTGTCATGGGGGTAAAATAAGAGGATGGCCCTCTACGACACTCTATTTGCTGGTGCTTTTTGTTGGGTGAAAAAATATGTTCAACATATATACTTGTTTCAACTTATCTATTTTAAATGAAAGTCTTCAATTAATCaattcctctttcttttttttttcaaatcaattttatttttccattcaTGCGATTTGTTCCTTCAAGAGAATTGCAAGTTCATGAAAAACCGAATATCTTCTGTGGCAGTGCATGATGGTTTTTGGAATTCTTGTAGATGGAATAGATATATTTAGTAATGGAAATGCATATTGTATTGTTGACAATAAATTCTAATGAACACAATGAAAGATAAAGAAACAAAAGGGTGAGAcattataatatgataaatcaTATAATGTAACAAGA
It includes:
- the LOC102659818 gene encoding AT-hook motif nuclear-localized protein 28 — encoded protein: MTNNSMAISNSQNSVSFDLDLTSSWLNQTSSCSQRPHCPPSPATNQPLENLPLTNLPTKKPRGRPAGSKNKPKTTPFLVAQPVEPYMKVIIVNVTPSSDIIESILDVAHQGHVSLTVLGASGTITGVTLNNFSHGVDALTLRGPFTLLSLNGSYLYNNHYALHPGATPAPPLSFGISFSTSQGQVFGGAIGGRVIAGNDVSLTICTFKNPVMHKYASRDKERDMGDNNNNNNYNNN